A genomic segment from Klebsiella africana encodes:
- the ttcA gene encoding tRNA 2-thiocytidine(32) synthetase TtcA encodes MQENQELTKKEKYNIDKLQKRLRRNVGEAIADFNMIEEGDRIMVCLSGGKDSYTMLEILRNLQKSAPISFSLVAVNLDQKQPGFPEHILPAYLEQLGVEYKIVEENTYGIVKEKIPEGKTTCSLCSRLRRGILYRTATELGATKIALGHHRDDILQTLFLNMFYGGKMKGMPPKLMSDDGKHIVIRPLAYCREKDIERFSQAKGFPIIPCNLCGSQPNLQRQVIADMLRDWDKRYPGRIETMFSAMQNVVPSHLSDVNLFDFKSITHGSEVVDGGDLAFDREDIPLQPAGWQPEEEDARLDELRLNVVEVK; translated from the coding sequence ATGCAAGAAAATCAAGAACTTACAAAGAAAGAGAAATACAACATCGATAAGCTGCAGAAACGTCTGCGCCGCAACGTCGGTGAGGCGATCGCCGACTTCAACATGATTGAAGAGGGCGACCGCATTATGGTTTGTCTTTCAGGCGGCAAGGACAGCTATACCATGCTGGAGATCCTGCGTAATCTGCAGAAAAGCGCGCCCATCTCCTTCTCGCTGGTGGCGGTGAACCTCGACCAGAAACAGCCCGGATTCCCGGAACATATTCTGCCAGCGTATCTTGAGCAGCTGGGCGTTGAATACAAAATTGTCGAAGAGAACACCTACGGCATCGTAAAAGAGAAGATCCCGGAAGGAAAAACCACCTGCTCGCTGTGCTCTCGCCTGCGCCGCGGCATCCTCTATCGTACCGCCACCGAGCTCGGGGCGACCAAGATTGCCCTCGGCCATCATCGCGACGACATCCTGCAGACGCTGTTTTTGAATATGTTCTACGGCGGCAAAATGAAAGGGATGCCGCCGAAGCTGATGAGCGACGACGGCAAACACATCGTCATCCGCCCGCTGGCCTACTGCCGCGAAAAAGACATCGAGCGCTTCTCCCAGGCCAAAGGCTTCCCGATTATTCCCTGCAACCTGTGCGGCTCGCAGCCAAACCTGCAGCGCCAGGTGATCGCCGATATGCTCCGCGACTGGGATAAGCGTTATCCCGGACGCATCGAAACCATGTTCAGCGCAATGCAGAACGTGGTGCCTTCGCACCTGAGCGACGTCAATCTGTTTGATTTTAAAAGTATCACCCACGGCTCCGAGGTGGTGGACGGTGGCGATCTGGCGTTTGACCGGGAAGATATTCCCCTGCAGCCCGCCGGCTGGCAGCCGGAAGAAGAAGACGCCCGCCTCGATGAACTGCGTCTGAACGTGGTGGAAGTGAAGTAA